A DNA window from Phoenix dactylifera cultivar Barhee BC4 unplaced genomic scaffold, palm_55x_up_171113_PBpolish2nd_filt_p 001077F, whole genome shotgun sequence contains the following coding sequences:
- the LOC103697870 gene encoding LOW QUALITY PROTEIN: probable disease resistance protein At1g58602 (The sequence of the model RefSeq protein was modified relative to this genomic sequence to represent the inferred CDS: inserted 1 base in 1 codon): LLDRNEKARCVISIVGMGGLGKTTLAIKVYNNPAIKKHFDTFAWVSVSQSYRGIELMKDILQKVKGIKQRKGDLEQMDEQEVREKLRDFLRDTKYLVVLDDVWGVDVWRQMQRVFPDQNKGSRILLTTRNIEVARDAQPWIPPHELQLLDDTESWQLFCRKAFPPNQDVPTELEALAHKLAKKCGGLPLALVVLGGLMSRKDPSYDTWXEIAQSMNWASTRDGRECHNILGLSYNDLPYPLKPCFLYIAAFPEDSIISLSKLVRLWVAEGFILQEQRQTMEDTARDWLEELVQRCLIQVAQRSKARGRVSNIRIHDLWRDYGLEKAKMDEFLHVCSSDDMAGSNGISTHRAAFYNRINDEVAVSSPRLRSLLGFSLILTNVGRSLNGLNLLRVLDLEGAEDLEELPKQIGSMIHLRYLGFRYTDLKRLPSSIRHLLNLQTLDVRGTKIYSLPKSFWKIRTLRHVYINIYMFLSAPITVDHKNFQTLEIREFEFDMDVTEIVCSLGIRFNKNCIATPSFTREAIDKACERMFAKSLGKALEQMDSLVSLALILPERIISGDVFFARAPNLHQLRSLTLDGWLVFKQQQQLPDNNQFPPNLTKLILRESGLEQDPMPVLQTLPNLRLLELNRNSYLGKIMSCSSVGGFPQRLQHLILLELLNLEEWIVELLSVLFVGK, translated from the exons TTGCTTGATCGGAATGAGAAAGCACGATGTGTAATTTCTATAGTGGGTATGGGTGGGCTAGGCAAGACCACCCTGGCAATAAAAGTGTATAATAACCCTGCAATTAAAAAACATTTCGATACCTTTGCTTGGGTTTCAGTTTCTCAGAGCTACCGAGGTATCGAGCTAATGAAGGACATCCTGCAAAAAGTAAAGGGAATCAAACAGAGGAAAGGAGACTTGGAGCAAATGGATGAACAAGAAGTGAGAGAGAAGCTCCGTGATTTCCTAAGAGACACAAAGTATTTGGTCGTGTTGGATGATGTATGGGGTGTTGATGTTTGGAGACAAATGCAGCGAGTCTTTCCTGATCAGAACAAAGGTAGCAGAATACTGCTTACTACACGCAACATTGAGGTTGCAAGAGATGCCCAGCCATGGATTCCTCCACATGAACTGCAGCTTTTAGATGACACGGAGAGCTGGCAACTCTTTTGTAGGAAGGCATTTCCACCAAATCAAGATGTCCCAACTGAGTTGGAGGCATTGGCCCATAAGCTTGCAAAGAAGTGTGGTGGACTTCCTCTTGCACTGGTGGTGTTAGGGGGCCTTATGTCAAGGAAAGATCCTAGCTACGATACGT TTGAAATAGCTCAGAGCATGAACTGGGCATCTACTAGAGATGGGAGGGAATGCCACAATATATTGGGTTTAAGTTACAATGACTTGCCATATCCGTTAAAACCATGTTTTCTATACATCGCTGCATTTCCAGAGGACTCCATTATCTCTCTCTCCAAATTAGTTAGGTTGTGGGTCGCCGAAGGTTTCATACTGCAAGAGCAGCGACAGACAATGGAAGACACTGCAAGGGATTGGTTGGAAGAGTTGGTGCAGAGGTGCTTGATCCAGGTTGCCCAGAGAAGCAAGGCTCGTGGGCGGGTTAGCAACATACGCATCCATGATCTGTGGCGCGACTATGGCCTTGAAAAAGCCAAAATGGATGAATTTCTTCATGTTTGCAGTAGTGACGACATGGCAGGATCTAATGGTATATCGACTCACCGTGCAGCTTTCTACAATCGTATAAATGACGAGGTTGCTGTTTCCTCACCGCGTCTCCGCAGTTTGCTGGGCTTCAGTTTAATTTTGACTAATGTGGGAAGATCTTTGAATGGGTTAAATTTATTAAGGGTGCTGGATCTGGAGGGTGCAGAGGATTTGGAAGAGTTACCGAAGCAGATCGGCAGCATGATTCATCTACGATACCTGGGATTCAGATACACTGATTTGAAGAGGCTGCCATCCTCCATCCGACATCTCCTGAATCTGCAGACACTGGATGTGAGAGGCACAAAAATTTATTCGCTTCCGAAATCATTTTGGAAAATTCGGACGCTGAGGCacgtatatattaatatatatatgtttctaAGCGCACCGATAACTGTGGATCACAAGAACTTCCAGACTCTGGAAATTAGGGAGTTTGAATTTGATATGGATGTTACGGAGATCGTCTGTTCACTAGGCATAAGATTCAACAAAAATTGTATTGCTACACCGAGCTTTACAAGAGAGGCGATTGACAAAGCATGTGAGAGAATGTTTGCAAAATCACTCGGAAAAGCACTCGAGCAAATGGACAGTCTTGTGTCATTGGCTTTGATTTTGCCCGAACGTATAATCTCTGGGGATGTCTTTTTCGCTCGTGCACCAAACCTGCACCAACTCCGTTCATTGACACTGGATGGATGGTTGGTATTTAAACAACAGCAGCAGCTCCCAGACAACAATCAATTCCCTCCAAACCTCACCAAGCTCATATTAAGAGAATCTGGATTGGAGCAAGACCCAATGCCGGTGCTCCAGACGCTACCAAACCTCAGGCTTCTTGAATTGAATCGGAATTCATATCTTGGGAAGATCATGTCATGTTCTTCTGTTGGTGGCTTTCCTCAACGACTGCAGCACTTGATATTATTGGAACTCCTAAATTTAGAGGAATGGATAGTGGAG